DNA sequence from the Pyramidobacter porci genome:
ACGAGGCCAATCACTGCATCGACGAGGGCGAACGCGGCAAGGTCTTCCAGAAGATCTGGGACCGCGTCAACGATCTGCATCCCTGGGTCTATCTGTGCCAGGCCGACGAGCTTCACGGCGCCCAGAAGGATCTGATCGGCGTGGACGAGCTCTACGACGGCAAAATCAATCTGCTTTCCAACATTCACTATCCCGAGCAGACTGAGCGCGTAAAATAGGTCGCTTTTTCATGGGGCGCCGGACGCCTCCGCTGCGTCCGGCGCTTTTGTGAAAGTTGTTTTTAATCCACCCCCCTATGGATTTTTTAGATTTTCACGATCACAGATCACAGAGAAAAGGTGATGCTTCCGTGCTGAAGTACGCTATCCGCCGAATTTTTATTCTGATCCCTGTCATTCTCAGCGTCATGTTCATCCTCTTCACCATCCTCTACTTTACGCCCGGAGATCCGGCGCGCATCGCCCTCGGCGAAGAGGCGACGCCCGAAGCGATCGAGTCGTTCCGCGACGAACACGGGCTGAACGATCCGTTTTTCGTCCAGTTTGGACACTACGTTTACAATGCGGTGACCAAGTTTGATCTGGGGTATTCCTACAACATGAAGAGCCCCGTCTCGCAGGAACTGGCGATCCGCATCCCCACCACCATGAAGCTGGCCTTCGCCGCCGTGCTTTTCAGCACGCTGCTCGGCCTGCCGCTGGGGATCCTCAGTGCGATCAAGCAGTATTCGCTGCTTGACAGCGTCGTGACGGTCTTCATCCTGCTGGGCGTTTCCATGCCGACGTTCTGGACGGGGCTGCTGCTGATCCTGGCCTTTTCGGTAAAGCTGGGCTGGCTGCCTTCCATGGGCTTCGACACGCTGAGCGAGATGGTGCTGCCGGTGGTGACGTTGTCAGGCTCTTCGACGGCCTTGTTCGCCAAGATGACCCGCTCCAGCATGCTGGAGGTCATCAAGTCGGACTACATCAGAACGGCCCGCGCCAAGGGACAGAAGGAAGGCGTCGTGATCTGGCGTCACGCGCTGCCGAACGCGCTGATCCCCATCATGACCATTATCAGCATGCAGTTCGGAGCGTTGCTGGGCGGTTCCATCGTCACGGAGGCCATTTTCTCCATCTCCGGCGTCGGCCGTCTGATGCTCGAGGCCATAAACTTACGCGACTATCCGATCATTCAGGGCGGCGTTTTGTTCATCTCCGTGGCGTACTGCTTCATCAACCTTGCCGTCGATCTGCTGTACGCGGTGGTCGATCCCCGCATTCACGTTAAATAAGGGGAGGTACTGTCGTGAAAAACAATTCCATGCTCAAGTACACGATGATCCGCCTGCGCCGCAACTATCTGGCGCTTTTCGGGTTGTTCATCCTCGTAGTGCTGATCGTCTGCGCCATTTTTGCCGACCAGCTGGCTCCCTTCGGATACGCCCAGCAGGATTACATGATGATCCGCAAGGCGCCTTCCGCCGTGCACTGGCTGGGTACCGACGAGTTCGGGCGCGACATTCTCAGCCGCCTGATCTACGGCTCGCGCATTTCGCTGCAGGTCGGCCTGATCGCCGTGTCCATCTCGCTGGTGCTCGGAGGGCTGATCGGCGCGGTTTCGGGGTATTTCGGCGGCAAGCTGGACAACGCGCTGATGCGTTTGATGGACATTCAGATGGCCATTCCCACGATTTTGATGGCGATCGTCATCTCTTCCGTGCTCGGTCCCGGACTGTTCAACCTGATGGTCGCCGTGGGCATCACCTACATTCCCAAGTTTGCCCGACTGACGCGCGCTTCGGTGCTTTCCATCAAGGATCAGGAATTCATCGAGGCGGCTCGCGCTATGGGCGCCTCGCACACGCGCATCATCTGCCTGTACATCCTGCCCAACTGCGCCGCGCCGCTGATCGTACAGTCCACGCTGAGCGTCGCCAATGCGATCCTGTTCGCCGCAACGCTGAGCTTCCTCGGGCTGGGCATTCAGCCGCCCTATCCCGAGTGGGGCGGTATGCTCTCGGCGGCCCGTCCGTATCTGCGCAACAGCGCCTATATGAGCATTTTTCCCGGGCTGGCCATCATGTTCACGATTCTGTCGCTGAACTTTCTCGGCGACGGTCTCCGCGACGCCCTTGACCCCAAGCAGAAGCGATAGGTGGACGTTATGAGCGAAAACAAAGACATTCTTCTCGACATAAAGGATCTTTCCGTTCAGTTCAACACGGATTCCGGCGTGGTCAAGGCGGTCAACCATCTGAACTTGCAGCTTGAGCGCGGCAAGTCTCTGGGATTCGTCGGCGAAACGGGCGCCGGCAAGACGACGACGGCCCTTTCCATTCTGCAGCTGATCCAGACGCCTCCCGGCGAGATCACCAGCGGCGAAATCCTGTTCAACGGGGTGGACGTGCGACGGATGACGGAGGCGGAGAAGCGCCGTCTGCGCGGCGGCGACATCTCCATGATCTTCCAGGATCCGATGACGTCGCTCAATCCGATCATGACGGTCGAAGAGCAGATCATGGAAATGGTCTCTCTGCACCTCAACCTGAAAGGCGAAGCGGCCCGCGAACGCGCCATCGAGATGCTGCGTCTCGTCGGCATCCGTCCCGAGCGCGCCAAGGACTTTCCCCACCAGTTTTCCGGCGGCATGCGCCAGCGCGTGGTGATCGCTATCGCCTTGGCCTGCCGTCCGCAGCTGATCATCGCCGACGAGCCGACCACGGCGCTGGACGTGACGATTCAGGCGCAGGTTCTGGAGCTGATCAAAAAGCTGCAGCAGAGCGAAAAAACGTCGATGCTGCTGATCACTCACGACCTGGGGATCGTGGCCGAGACCTGCGACAGCGTGGCGATCATGTACGGCGGGCATCTGGTGGAGTACTCCGGCATCAAGGAGCTGTACACCAATCCCAGGCATCCCTACACGCAGGGGCTGTTCAACGCCGTTCCAACGCTCGAAAGCCCTCTCGGCAGCCGGCTGGCCGTGATCCCCGGTCTGCCGCCCGACCCGACCAATCTGCCCAAGGGCTGTTCTTTTTCGCCGCGCTGCCCCTACGCCAAGGATGTCTGCCATGAGCGCGCCTGCGGCATGCGCGAGGCGGAGCCGGGACACTTTGTGGACTGTCACTTCCCGCTGACGCCCGAATCCGGCAACGCGTTTCTTGAGCGTCCTTCCAAGGAGGCCGAATAGCCATGAGCGATAATCTGATCGAGATCAAACACCTGAAAAAATACTTTCACGTCTCCAGCGGTCTGCTTCACGCCGTCGACGACGTTTCCCTGGACATTCCCCGCGGCAAGACGCTGGGGCTGGTCGGCGAGTCGGGATGCGGCAAGTCCACTCTGG
Encoded proteins:
- a CDS encoding ABC transporter permease; amino-acid sequence: MLKYAIRRIFILIPVILSVMFILFTILYFTPGDPARIALGEEATPEAIESFRDEHGLNDPFFVQFGHYVYNAVTKFDLGYSYNMKSPVSQELAIRIPTTMKLAFAAVLFSTLLGLPLGILSAIKQYSLLDSVVTVFILLGVSMPTFWTGLLLILAFSVKLGWLPSMGFDTLSEMVLPVVTLSGSSTALFAKMTRSSMLEVIKSDYIRTARAKGQKEGVVIWRHALPNALIPIMTIISMQFGALLGGSIVTEAIFSISGVGRLMLEAINLRDYPIIQGGVLFISVAYCFINLAVDLLYAVVDPRIHVK
- a CDS encoding ABC transporter permease, translated to MLKYTMIRLRRNYLALFGLFILVVLIVCAIFADQLAPFGYAQQDYMMIRKAPSAVHWLGTDEFGRDILSRLIYGSRISLQVGLIAVSISLVLGGLIGAVSGYFGGKLDNALMRLMDIQMAIPTILMAIVISSVLGPGLFNLMVAVGITYIPKFARLTRASVLSIKDQEFIEAARAMGASHTRIICLYILPNCAAPLIVQSTLSVANAILFAATLSFLGLGIQPPYPEWGGMLSAARPYLRNSAYMSIFPGLAIMFTILSLNFLGDGLRDALDPKQKR
- a CDS encoding ABC transporter ATP-binding protein, coding for MSENKDILLDIKDLSVQFNTDSGVVKAVNHLNLQLERGKSLGFVGETGAGKTTTALSILQLIQTPPGEITSGEILFNGVDVRRMTEAEKRRLRGGDISMIFQDPMTSLNPIMTVEEQIMEMVSLHLNLKGEAARERAIEMLRLVGIRPERAKDFPHQFSGGMRQRVVIAIALACRPQLIIADEPTTALDVTIQAQVLELIKKLQQSEKTSMLLITHDLGIVAETCDSVAIMYGGHLVEYSGIKELYTNPRHPYTQGLFNAVPTLESPLGSRLAVIPGLPPDPTNLPKGCSFSPRCPYAKDVCHERACGMREAEPGHFVDCHFPLTPESGNAFLERPSKEAE